In Candidatus Saccharimonadales bacterium, the genomic window TATCCTCGATTGATACGATGGTTTGTTTGACGTGCTGCTGGCTAACTTGAAACAGGCGTGTCTCCGCTTCCTCGATCAGCTCTTTGAGGCTCCTTGATTCGTCAAAGCCAAGCCCGCTAATCTCATTTGAGGTGTGTATCAGTCGACGCCGCATCGATTTTTGGGCGACAATGTCAGCATACTGTTCGACGTGGGCGGCAGTTGGTACGAAATTTGTCAGTTCGGTCAAATACGTCGGGCCGCCGATCATATCCAGATAGCCCATATTTTTGAGCTGATCGGAAAGCGTCAGCACGTCAATGGCTTGCCGCTTTTCATAGAGCTGCGTAATGGCGTCGTAGATATGCTGATTACGAGCATCGAAGAAATCGCCGGGCAGTATAGCATCGGCTATTTTGACAATCGCATCGGCGTCGATGAGTATGGCGCCGAGCAGTGAGGCTTCGGCATCCGTATTTTGCGGCTGCTCTGTCTGATTGAATTTGGGTGTGGTTGTTTTGGTCGTTTTCATAATGTGTCGTTACGAGTCCAGTACTTCAGCGCTGCCGAATATGTTTTGTATCGCTTCCATATCGTTTCCGGAGGGGGTTGTGTCGGTAGCTGCTGTCACACCGCCCGAAACGCCGTCTTTGACGTAAGTACAGGTCACGATAGCATCAGAACCGGTAATTTGCTTGATGTACGCCGCGATAATTTTCTTGTTCTTGACTTCATTTAGTCGTTTCTGGTGAAACAAAAATTTAAACTGCAGTTCGACCCCATCGGCCGTAAATACCGGGTTTGCCATTCGCAGAACACCATACAAGGTATTATATTCCTTTTTTATACTGCCGAGTACGTTTGGCCAGGCAGCAGCATCCAGTAAAATGACAGCCGAAGGAGTGGCGGCCTCAGTATCAGCAGATTGAGGTGTTGGAGGTACTTCAGTCGTTACCGTGGCCTTCGGTGTTTTGGCGGCTTTAGCTGGTGTCGGTTGTGTCTCGTTTGCGGCCATTGGAGCCGGCTGCTGGACTGGATCGGGCATGCTACTGTCAATTGACGCAGACGCAGCGGATGTTGGCTGAGGAGCTACCGGCGTTGCTACCGCTTGTTGCTCGGCTGCTCTAACGGGTTCGGCAGTGGAATGAGCATGAGCAGGCGTCACGAGCGGCATGGGTGGCGATGAACCATGCACCGTATCGGCAGATTCAAGCAGCACTATTTCCAGCAGGCGCTCAGGATTGTGCGAGGCCGGCACTTCGATTAAGGATTTCATGAGCGATAATGATTGGCCGACTGGCAGTAACGGCTTGCTGACGGTCAGTGCAGTCCGTAATTTGCCAGCGAGCTGGCTGGCGATATTGGCAGCTTGCAGGCCCTGGGCGTACAAATCACTGAGTTTCCCGAGTAGTTCGCCGGACGGCGTTGCGTGGCTCAGTGCAATGATGAGCTCATCGATCGCTTCGTCTGGAACTATGCCCAGCAGCTGCCGGACATCGGCTGCGCGGATCTCCGTTTGATCATTCAGGTTGCTCAGACTTTGCGCCTGATCGAGGACGCTGATGCTGTCGCGGAACGAGCCTTCACCATGTGCGGCCAGGATGGCTAATGCCTCGTCGTCGATTGCGACGTTTTCGGTGGTTGCAATATGACGCAAATGCTCAATGACCTTGGCTGCATCGACGGTTTTAAAGGTGTAATGCTGCGTGCGGCTAACGATTGTTTCCGGTAGTTTGTGTGCCTCGGTGGTAGCTAGTATAAAGACAGCGTGAGCTGGCGGCTCCTCGAGTGTCTTGAGTAAGGCATTGAAAGCTTCGCGGGTGAGCATGTGGACTTCATCGATAATATAGACTTTGTAAGCACCACTGGTCGGCGCAATGTATACTTTGTCACGCAGATCGCGGATTTCGTCGATCCGCCGATTGCTGGCGGCGTCTATCTCAATGATGTCGAGGTGCATTGAGTCGTCAGTGTAGGCCAGTCCATTGATCTCGTGCGCCAGGATACGAGCGATCGAGGTTTTGCCGACGCCGCGCGGTCCGCTAAAGAGATAGGCATGACTAATACGCCCACTGGCGAGTGCCTTGGTAAGCGTGTCCGTGATGTGTTCCTGGCCAACTATCTCACTCAGCGACTTCGAACGGTATTTTCGATATAATGCTTGCCCCATAGTTACTAGCTATTATACTCGCTTATGCAGTAAGCAGCGCGTTGTAGATTTGCAGATAGATATAAAATGTACCAACGCAATCCGCGGTTACTGCCCGATTCGGAATATCGGCTTGTTGTTTACTTGCAAACAAATGGACGCGTATGGCTACTAGAGAGCAGCTTCGAGGGCGGCCCATTCGGCCTGTGAGTCGTCTTCGGGGAGGTTGACGCTAACCTGGTCATTTGGCTTGGCCTTGAAGTACGTCACGCTGGCTAGCAACACACGGTAGTGCTTGCCAGCGACATCGACGAAGTAATGGCCGTTTTCGAGCTTGAGTGTACCGACAACTTGTTTGCGGGCAATTGGCCCAATCTGCTTGTATAAAAATGAACCGTCATCGGCTATCGTCAGCTTGAGGATGTCACCCTGCACCAGCTTGGACTTCGACGCATAATTGGCTGGTACTGGATACGTTTTGCTATCGCTGCCGACCATATTCTGACCGTCAAATACGCCCTCTATGATTTTGCCCATCTGGTCATCGCGGGTTGCGGCTGGCGCAACCATTTCATCATCGCCAACTAGGCTGATGAGTAATTCAGTTGCTGCCGCCAGGCTGGTCTCAGCCTCTTGAATAAGTGCCCGTAATCTTTTGATTTGTTTTTCTGCTACATCTGCCATGATGGTATTTATTCTCTCTGCGTGTCTCTCAACTATGTCTCGTGGTAATACTGATAGTTTTTGTCTGGTGTCCTCTTAGACATAATCCTACCACTTCATCAAAGTCAAGTCAAAAGTTTATGAAATGGCTTAAGCTTTGATAAGCAAACCCTCTAAGTATTTGTTTCATACCTAGGGTATGCAGTTTATCCTTGCGTAACGGGTAATTTTACATCACTGGCTTCGGTATCAGGCTGTAATTGCGCCAAGCAGACGAAGTCATATTCACGGCCATTATTGACGCCAACTGGATTGGACAGACACGACACCGAACTTATATATCCGTTAATTTTTTCTTGATTACCGCATCCATTTGCCCATATGAGCATATTTGCACTTCTTGCAGCATCATCATAATCAAGCAGACCGGGTTCGACGGCAGTGACAGAAACCTCAGCAGTAGCAAAATAATGCCCGGCTAATTGTGTCAAATTCTGGCAGCGCTGCTCGTTGGCCACATACGCATCGGAACTTTCTAACATTCGCCTTTGATCGTGTAAGGCGTAAGCACTTCCAACCGATATGCTTGTTACTAAACCAGCAGCGACGAGAACTGCCGCGCGTAAATATTTACGATGTTTCACAGGTTCGATAAGTGGTAGTTCTGGCGATGTCATTAGAATATAATATCCTAAACAATAAGATACCGCAAACATATTGTCTGCGGTATCTTATTGTTGTTAATCGTTAGCTTAGATTAAAACTAGGCGAGTTCGACAGTAGCGCCGGCGTCTTCGAGGGCTTTCTTGGCCTTGTCGGCGTCGTCTTTGCTTACTTTTTCGAGGATGGTCTTTGGTACGCCATCGACAAGTGCTTTGGCTTCACCCAGGCCGAGGCTGGTGATGTCTTTGACGGCCTTGATGACAGCGACTTTCTGGGCGCCAGCGTCTTTGAGGACAACGTCGAATTCAGTCTGTACGTCTTCAGCAGGACCGGCGTCTCCGGCAGGACCAGCGACAGCGACAGCTGCAGCAGCTGGCTCAATACCGTATTCATCCTTCAGGATGGTCTTTAGTTCGTTTACTTCAAGTACAGTCAGCTTTGTCAGCTCTTCTGCAAGTTTCTTTAAATCAGCCATGATGTATGATTCCTTCAATTATATTGTTTGTGGCAAATGCCTTAATGATTGCTACTTACGATAGTTTGTACTTACGCGGTAGCTTTGTCTGAAACACCGTCAAGCAAAGCGTGCAGGTTGCCTGATAGAGCGTTCGTAACGTCGTGAACCGGCGACAGCAGCATTGCAACTACTTGGCCGATCATTTCGTTCTTGCTTGGCATGGTTGCCAGTGATTTGACTTCGTCCGCAGTCAGGAACTTGCCTTCGGCGCTGATCGCACCAACAAATTCAAGTGTTGGATTGAGCTTGGCGAAGGTAGCGATGACCTGAGCTGGCGCGACTTCGTCCTGATCGTTGAAGGCGTACAGTAGCATGCCTTCCAGGGCGCTCGTGTCAGTGCCTTTGAGAGCGTCTGATTGTGCGAGTGCCTTGATAACCAAGCGGTTTTTGACGACTTTGAGCTGCGTACCATTGCCACGGGCCTCGCGGCGCAGATTCTGCAATGCCTTGACAGTCGTACCCTGGTACTTTGTCACGACAGTCATTTTGGATGCGCTTAGTAGCTGGGCCACTTCTGCGACAACTTCGTTTTTCTTGTCCTTAGTTAATGCCATGTATGCATTATTCCTTTGATGCTTTGCAGCATTAATTTGCTTTCTGATCACGACTCGACCTTGTCGTGATGTGTTAGATCCGTTGCCAAACAAAAACGCCTCTTGCAGTTGTGTGGTGCAGAAAGACGTTCAAACATTCATCGATATCGTACATTACTGTGCAATATGAGAATTTGTTTGTACCTCGGCGACTAATTAAGGTAGGTACAAGTACTTACCTGTCGCTGTCTCTGGCAACTTAAGAACTATTATAACTCGAGAAGTAGCTATGCGTCAACTTGGACGGACCGGTTGCCGGGCTCATGAGTATATTTTGAATCCAGATCAACGGCTGCGACGATCGTTACGAATTTTTTGACAACTTCATAATACTGATAAAATTCTTTTTCACTGATCCACTCATTTGGTCCGTGATGGCCACCGCCTTTCGGCCGGGCGGAAATAGTTGTAATACCCCTCGGCACCAAATACCGGGCATCGCTCGCCGCAAATGAATGCGTATAGCCAGGCGCTTTGCCCGTTATCTGCTCCGTGACTGATTGCCACACCTCCAGCAACGGCGAGTCGACATCATGCTGAATCGCAGCAGCCTGCGCCGTGAAAACGGCTTTCACAGTATGTTTTTCGCAAAACGCCTGAAAGTGTTTCTTGAAACTGGCGTAGCTAGCTTCGTCAGGATAGCGGATATCGAATGTTGCGGTCGCTTCGCCGGGAATCTGGTTGTAAGCGGGCCCTGCATCAAACCTGGTCAGTGTGCAGGTTGTATCAAGCGGCGCGGTATATGGAAATTGCTCGCCGAGTAACGTCAGTATGTCTACCAGTTTCACGGCCGCATTATCGCCTTCCCATGGCCGCGATCCATGTGCACTCTTGCCGCTAACAAGAATTTCGGCGGTTGCAAAGCCCTTTGAGCTGGCCTCAATATTCCACTCATCACCGCTATCTGGCAGTATGCAGACGTCGGCGCCGTAGCCTTGGTTGAGCAAATAATCAACGCCGTTGAGGCCATTTACTTCTTCATCTGCCGTTAACATGACCGCAAAATCATACTGCTGCGCTGCTGGTCCCATATCTTCCAGTAAATGGACGAAGCAGGCAGCAGCGTATTTCATATCATAGACGCCGCGCCCAAATAATTTTCCTTCTTTTTGAACAAGTTGGAACTGCTCTGGATAGGCTGGAACGACGTCAATATGCGACTGCAATAGCACCTTGGGATGCTTCGTATCCTGGGTCGAGATGACAAGTGATTCGTAGCCGTTTGAGCTATAACGATTTATGTACAGCCGCGGTGACTGTATCTGAGATACAATAGAGTCGTAACACGATCCGACCTGCGCATGATTGCCGGTCACTGTTTCGAAACCAACGAGCTGTCGCAGCCCCTGCAAAAGTTGCACATAATCAGACATAATCGTATTGTAGCAGTTCGCTTAGAGAAATGTTTGTAGTGCGCGGGACATTACTGGGCTGTACTCGTAGCCCGTGGTTTCGAGACTGCGTGGTACGTCATCAGATTCGGCAGTTTCGAAACCGATGAGGACTTTGCCGGTATCTGCACCCTGGCCACGGTAGTGAAACAGGCTGATGTTCCATTTATTGCCCAGCGAGTGCAAAAAATCTGCCAACGCACCGGGCCGCTCTGGAAAATTAACTTCATATATTTGCTCGCCGCGGGCTGCGCGTGCCGGACCGCCAATCATGTGCCGGATATGTTCCTTAGTGACATCATCGCTCGAGAGGTCAGCGTAGTCGTAGCCGTGTTTGTGTAGTTTAGTGACAAAATAATCCCGATCGGTCGCACCGCTAACTGTGATTTCGACCAGAATATGCGCCTGCGTATGGTCGACCAGCCGATATGAAAATTCAGTAATATTATGACCGTTGACGACCTCAGTACAAAACTTAGCGAGAGCCCCCGGTCGTTCAAGTAAGCTGACGCTAAAGAGTAATTCGCGGCCGCTGCCGAGCATAGTACGTTCTGCAATGTACTGCAGCCGTTCAAATGTGATGTTGGCGCCGCTGCAAATGGTCACAATCTTTTTGTCATGAACCCGATGTGTAGAAATGTACTGCAGCGCCCCGGCGAGACTCAATGCTCCGGCCGGCTCCACAATACTCCTTGTTGTCTCAAATATATATTTTGTCGCTGCACATATCTGATCGTTGGACACGGCCACGACACTATCGACATAGGTGCGGCATAGCTCATATGTTAATTCACCCACCTGCTTGACGGCCACGCCATCTGCAAAGATACCGACATGCGGCAGTATCACGCGCTCATTGATCTTGAGTGATGCCTGCATCGCGTTACTGTCGGCAGGTTCGACGCCGATAATTTTCACACTTGGCATGAGCGCTTTGACGTACTGCGCGATGCCGGCAATCAGTCCGCCACCACCAACCGGTACAAATATATAGTGAACGTCTGGCAGTTGTTCGAGGATTTCCTTGCCCACCGTTCCCTGTCCGGCAATAACATATGGATCGTCAAACGGATGAATCAGCGTTTGGCCAGTTTCGGCCTGTAGTTTCAGGCAGCTATCATAGGCGTCGCTATAGCTATCACCGGCAAGCAGTACCTTTGCGCCATAATCTTTGACGGCATCGATTTTAATACTTGGTGTTGTTCTCGGCATGACGATGGTCGCTTTGATACCGAGTTTTTGAGCGCTGGATGCGACGCCTTGCGCATGATTGCCGGCGCTGGCTGCAATGATACCTTTGGCGCGTTCTGCCGATGATAAGCTGACGATTTTATTGTAGGCACCGCGAATTTTAAACGAATGTACCGGCTGCATGTCTTCACGTTTCAGATAGATTGCGTTATTGTGCAAACTTGATAATTTCGCGGCGAGTTGCAACGGTGTTTTGATCGCCACATCGTAGACTGGGGCCAGCAATGTTTGTTGTACTGCGTCGTTCATGATAACGTTTCGGGCGCTGTCTCAAGCTCCACATGGCGGACGTCCACAATCCGCTCAAGTAGTT contains:
- the dnaX gene encoding DNA polymerase III subunit gamma/tau, whose translation is MGQALYRKYRSKSLSEIVGQEHITDTLTKALASGRISHAYLFSGPRGVGKTSIARILAHEINGLAYTDDSMHLDIIEIDAASNRRIDEIRDLRDKVYIAPTSGAYKVYIIDEVHMLTREAFNALLKTLEEPPAHAVFILATTEAHKLPETIVSRTQHYTFKTVDAAKVIEHLRHIATTENVAIDDEALAILAAHGEGSFRDSISVLDQAQSLSNLNDQTEIRAADVRQLLGIVPDEAIDELIIALSHATPSGELLGKLSDLYAQGLQAANIASQLAGKLRTALTVSKPLLPVGQSLSLMKSLIEVPASHNPERLLEIVLLESADTVHGSSPPMPLVTPAHAHSTAEPVRAAEQQAVATPVAPQPTSAASASIDSSMPDPVQQPAPMAANETQPTPAKAAKTPKATVTTEVPPTPQSADTEAATPSAVILLDAAAWPNVLGSIKKEYNTLYGVLRMANPVFTADGVELQFKFLFHQKRLNEVKNKKIIAAYIKQITGSDAIVTCTYVKDGVSGGVTAATDTTPSGNDMEAIQNIFGSAEVLDS
- the ilvA gene encoding threonine ammonia-lyase, biosynthetic, with the translated sequence MNDAVQQTLLAPVYDVAIKTPLQLAAKLSSLHNNAIYLKREDMQPVHSFKIRGAYNKIVSLSSAERAKGIIAASAGNHAQGVASSAQKLGIKATIVMPRTTPSIKIDAVKDYGAKVLLAGDSYSDAYDSCLKLQAETGQTLIHPFDDPYVIAGQGTVGKEILEQLPDVHYIFVPVGGGGLIAGIAQYVKALMPSVKIIGVEPADSNAMQASLKINERVILPHVGIFADGVAVKQVGELTYELCRTYVDSVVAVSNDQICAATKYIFETTRSIVEPAGALSLAGALQYISTHRVHDKKIVTICSGANITFERLQYIAERTMLGSGRELLFSVSLLERPGALAKFCTEVVNGHNITEFSYRLVDHTQAHILVEITVSGATDRDYFVTKLHKHGYDYADLSSDDVTKEHIRHMIGGPARAARGEQIYEVNFPERPGALADFLHSLGNKWNISLFHYRGQGADTGKVLIGFETAESDDVPRSLETTGYEYSPVMSRALQTFL
- the rplL gene encoding 50S ribosomal protein L7/L12, with translation MADLKKLAEELTKLTVLEVNELKTILKDEYGIEPAAAAVAVAGPAGDAGPAEDVQTEFDVVLKDAGAQKVAVIKAVKDITSLGLGEAKALVDGVPKTILEKVSKDDADKAKKALEDAGATVELA
- the rplJ gene encoding 50S ribosomal protein L10 produces the protein MALTKDKKNEVVAEVAQLLSASKMTVVTKYQGTTVKALQNLRREARGNGTQLKVVKNRLVIKALAQSDALKGTDTSALEGMLLYAFNDQDEVAPAQVIATFAKLNPTLEFVGAISAEGKFLTADEVKSLATMPSKNEMIGQVVAMLLSPVHDVTNALSGNLHALLDGVSDKATA
- a CDS encoding M20/M25/M40 family metallo-hydrolase, whose protein sequence is MSDYVQLLQGLRQLVGFETVTGNHAQVGSCYDSIVSQIQSPRLYINRYSSNGYESLVISTQDTKHPKVLLQSHIDVVPAYPEQFQLVQKEGKLFGRGVYDMKYAAACFVHLLEDMGPAAQQYDFAVMLTADEEVNGLNGVDYLLNQGYGADVCILPDSGDEWNIEASSKGFATAEILVSGKSAHGSRPWEGDNAAVKLVDILTLLGEQFPYTAPLDTTCTLTRFDAGPAYNQIPGEATATFDIRYPDEASYASFKKHFQAFCEKHTVKAVFTAQAAAIQHDVDSPLLEVWQSVTEQITGKAPGYTHSFAASDARYLVPRGITTISARPKGGGHHGPNEWISEKEFYQYYEVVKKFVTIVAAVDLDSKYTHEPGNRSVQVDA